The DNA region CACAATACTAAAACTTTTCAGCAAATAAGGAAGTTCACAAAATGTTTTACGCGCCGCGCCTGTGTTCGATTTACGCGCATAATCGTAGAAACCTGCTTGGTTACTAAACAAACATACGTTCAGTTTTATTTCCGATGAGATTCAGTAAACATTGAATAAGATATTCTCTACAAATCTTtcaaaaaattttaaataatggcTTTATTTCGCCGagcaaataattttatttcagatttaaaCAGTAGCGCCACAGGTAGGTGGAGAAATTTTGACATGTTTTTTGcttaaataactttatttatgcatttaaaaatgtcaaaaaaatgttttgtgtgtagctctagctagctaggccgggCCTAGGCCATAGATAGGCTAgcccctagctaggcctggcctatagcccctagctaggctaggacTATCTAgcctaataattaaatattccaGGCAGTCTGCCTAGCTactgttgtatttattttatattatactgtaggcctaatggctcaaaatgataataattaacatttaaaacaagcctaggccctaggcctaggtagcctATCTATACTATAGTTGTGCTAATAATtaagttttgtttattttgttttttaaatgctGCTACTCTGGACTTGGCAGAGCCGAAAACTGAGGTACGTAAGACAAAAATTTGAGTGGTTTTTGATTGgttggttgattgattgatgtgtgGTTGCTTGATGATTGGTTGGTTGATGGGTGGTTGGTTGATGATTGGTTGGTTGATGATTGGTTGGTTGATGggtggttggttggttggttgatGGTTGGTTGGTTGATGGGTGGTTGGTTGATGCTTGGTTGGTTGATGGGTGGTtgtttggttggttggttggtgtTGATGGGTGTTTGGTTGATGGTTGGTTGGTTCGTTGATGGGTGTTTGGTTGATGGTTGGTTGGTTGATAGTTAGTTGATTGATGGTTGGTTGGTTGATGGTTGGTTGGTTGATGGGTGGGTGGTTGGTTGATGGTTGGTTGATGGGTAATTTTGGTTGGTTGATGATTGTTTGGGTGATGGTTGGTTGGTTGATGATTGGTTGGTTGATGGGTGGTTGATAATTGGTTGATTGATGATTGGTTGATGGTTGGTTGGTTGATGGTTGGTTGATGGTTGGTTGGTTGATGGTTGGTTGATAGGTGGTTGGTTGATGGGTAATTTTGGTTGGTTGATGGTTGGTTGGTTGATGGGTGTTTGGTTGATGGTTGGTTGGTTGATGATTCGTTGGTTGATGATTGGTTGGTTGATAGGTGGTTGGTTGATATAGGTGGTTGGTTGATGGGTAATTTTGGTTGGTTGATGGTTGGTTGGTTGATGAGTGGTTGATTGGTTGATGGTTGGTTGCTCGATGAATGATTGGTTGGTTTGTTTATTGGATGATTGACGGGAATGGATGATTaactaattaacatttttacacTAATTGTTTGTACTAATCCTAACATCTGATAACCAACATCATTTGTTTTGTGTTTACTAATTGCAACAGGATCTCTCTGATTACTATATGATCATTCTAAAACTAATTGGTGAGATTGAACGTAACTACCTTGATACAGTTGGTATTTATCGTGTGAACGGACCATCCAAACGAGTCCGGAGGCTGTGCAGGGGACTTCTTAACAACTTTTCTGCCGTAAAAATGAGAAAGCATAGACCATCAACTATTGCAAGCTCCGTTAAGCGATTGTTAGGACAGGTGAATGCAAACTGAAATTGACACAGAAATATGAAGTGAAATTAGTTTAGACAATCTAATCTTTTAGAGCCTTGAAACTAAATATGTAATTGACAAATTAGTTCATTCAATCTATAAAATTATTGGACATGCCAGCTATTTGGGTTCAAACTTTTAATTTTCTTTACATTCACGTGGCAGATTTTTCTGTAACAATTCTGGATAATAATAGCTTTGTTGAACTAACCAGTTACAGgtgttatacattttaaaactaaTTCATTTATCTAGCTAATATTATAGTACTAACCTAGCATCTAAAGTCACATTTTAAAGAGTTTGATGTGtttttggggattttttttcatgtcACTgagtataattaaataatggaaaGTTGTGATTGTTGTTATTCAGGTACAGATTATACCAACTTATGTGGAAGCTCAACTTCACAACATCGTGAAGCTTCATTTGCATATTGATGGTCGTAACAACCCCCTCAATAATCAACTTTTGACAGCACTTAAAGATTCTATTCGTTGCATGCCATATGAAAATTTCAGTATCCTGAAAATTATCATTATGCATCTGAAaaggtaaataataaataaattatgatcATATCTTATATTAATTCTATAAGCATGTTAACATTGTTCTAATCTCACAatccatcatcattatcatcatcatcattatcatcattttcatcaacaaTTCAATATAATCAAGATGATATTGAATAAACTttttagataattttttttaaataactcatTCTTTTTTATTAGAATCACATTACATCAAAAAGGGCGTGCCAAAGCTATGACCGCTAAAAGTCTTGGCATTGTCTTTGGTCCAAGCTTTGCAGAGAAATGGTAAGTAATCAGTTAAACCAActataggcataaaataataataataataatagtgtaagGGCTTTCTATCATGTACAGTGGATACCTACTCagcaacaaaaataattatttttttaaacttatttagTGATGATTTGACTGCTTTTGAAGCAAAGTCCTTGATACTTCGATGGAACGGAGTAGTCGAAATGCTCATTCAGAATTCTGATTTGGTAAGCCGACTTTATTTTGTAACTATCAGTGTAAAACAGTGCATATAATAGGTATCACCATAGTCAATATTGAATATGGTGACACTGCTGGTGCTGCTACTAGACATTATCTATACTAGACATTCAGACAGACAGGCAGGATCTAGGATttcaatgaaaataaaaatgtattttattgtttcttttttagatTTTCGGTAAGACTTACATGACAAGCGAATGCCAATTAAAAAGaggtaaatattatatttatatatatatatatatatcttttgctatggatataatattatgtcaccatgatattccgaaataaaaagataaatgaaatgaatgaaatatatatatttgatgaattttacgtatttaaaagtaaaatttgattaaaaacaattaaccctaataatgtttaatgttaCAGAGGCAGCAGCAGTTCCAAAACGTAAACGAATGCATTTGTTAAAGGTACGTACGTTTAAGACATAATAGTGCTTTTATGTTTCAAGCGGTTTTATGCCCGGATGCTCTTTTACAtccctgaaaaaaaaactatgaaCAATGGCTTTTCTATCGTTTCTTATTTTCTATATCTCAGGATGTTGGAAAATCTAAACGCCAAGCAAGTCTTTACAAGAATTGCTTACTGAATCAAGCTCTGATAACAGAACAACAGAGAATGGAGGAAGAGGAAACTAACAGAAAACAGAAGGTAATTGTCGCGAGGACAAACAATTGCACCCAAAACAGGTGGTTAatactgtctacactatcaaactactttgaaaaaaaaaaccaaatatggtagtgatatgatgttatcgtgtctatatatggacacatccCATTTTTATGGttacataagtttgatagtgtagacactgCGAGTCTGTATACCTAATTAAAATCCTGCTTTTTACTCTAATAGCGTCACAAATCGTGgtcatatttttatagtaattatattattgCTATTATTTATAATGGATTACTAACTTTACTCATTTAATGTTACCTTTTCTTCCAATCTAAGTTTCTTTATGGTATTTTTCAACATCATAACTACGGGGCGCCATTCGGGGTCGATTTTGTcgatatataatataatacaattatgtgCCATATGACAAAATTAGTAATGTCCCGAACGGCGTCCCATACATAGCtactaatcttcatttttcatctaAATTCAATcatcacattattatattaaatgataatggttttttatttttaggagCATGGTTGTTTATGTGGATCAATACTGATTACAGTAATCAGACAAAGGTCAAACCACAGTGCTATCGTCGTACCCGCTGACGCCGCCACCGCTCCAGAACTTTCGGTGATAATGTAAATTCTTAAACCTGGCTTTCTTATAATGTGAAAAACATACAATTATGCAGGTAAAGAAACAACATATAAAACAATCTTTCAATCTGATAAATAAAACTTGTTTTGTTTGCTGAAGATGTCCTCTACCATCCGATTTGACagatttcttcttttttttttcagaaaatgttCAGTTTTGTAGCCTCCTGTGCAGTTATTTATTTTGGAAAGCCAgtcaaaattaatgaatttgCATCAGAGAGACACCAGGAATTATTGTGATATATGCAGTTGAAGAATACTTcaagacaaaacaaaatttttaaaacagatacaaaaaaagcaaaaaaaagaagaaaaaatgcCACACAATTGCTGACTCAGCACTTCATAGTCGACATGTGACTgtcaaataaattgaaaataacattATGTCTTAATCATGTGGGaaaaaaagaataaagaaatattattgaGAGGATATTAATACTCACTTAGAAAACgaaataaactttttttgaaagaaaaaaaaatggatttaaaGAACAATTGACCTCCACTATCAAAGTTCTTATCTACTAACTGTGCAATATTTCTCCATGGTCAAACTGATCAAAAGGATATCTGAGTGAATTAAAGTAAAGAAGAATTATTGAGAGGACATTAGCCTATTACTCACTTGGAAAACGAAATAAActttcaaaaagaaaaaaaatggatttcaaGAACAATTGACTTCAACTATCAAAGTGCTTATCTACTAACTATGCAATGCTGTGAAGAATTATTGAATTGAGAGGACATTATTACTCACTTGGAAAACGAAATAAATgcataaaaatgacaaaaaatggatagaaaaatatttacttcATCAACGCACTGCTGTGCCTTAAATATGTGTATTTATCTACTAACTGTGTAATAGTTTTTTGGAATACTGAATTATGTCAAACTGATCAAGTAGATATCTGAGTGAATCACTGTAAAGAAGAATTATGGAATTGAGAGGACAATAATACTCACTTGGAAAAcgaaataaacttttaaaaagaaaaaagaatatgGAACAATTCAATTGACTTTAACTATCAGCTTAAATATATCTATCTAACAGTAACTGTGCAATACTTGTTTGGAATACTGAATTATGTCAAATGGATCAACAGGATATCTGAGTGAATCACAGTAAAGAAGTATTATTGAATTGAGCGAACAATAATACTTGAAATAACCGCATAAAAAGGACAAAAAATGGATAGAATAATTTCTATCAAAGTATTGCTGTGCCGCCTTATGTTATGTATCTGCTAACTCAGCAACAATACTGAATTATGTCAATAAACCTGATC from Antedon mediterranea chromosome 2, ecAntMedi1.1, whole genome shotgun sequence includes:
- the LOC140039498 gene encoding rho GTPase-activating protein 42-like, with product MALFRRANNFISDLNSSATEPKTEVQIIPTYVEAQLHNIVKLHLHIDGRNNPLNNQLLTALKDSIRCMPYENFSILKIIIMHLKRITLHQKGRAKAMTAKSLGIVFGPSFAEKCDDLTAFEAKSLILRWNGVVEMLIQNSDLIFGKTYMTSECQLKREAAAVPKRKRMHLLKDVGKSKRQASLYKNCLLNQALITEQQRMEEEETNRKQKEHGCLCGSILITVIRQRSNHSAIVVPADAATAPELSVIM